A window of Micromonas commoda chromosome 13, complete sequence contains these coding sequences:
- a CDS encoding carbohydrate-binding module family 20 protein (candidate a-glucan-binding protein) yields MPGLIVAQSMTTAVARQWSGDALVPFRSSGSRAVPRARAVVPPTRAYHARSSRRSRRSNKRMAQTPEERTDAAVTVRVRRPCPGDLRVGLLGEGGALGKWDTSRVNPMRRSQSDPDLWEWVLAVPIGSRLQFKVVTIDAGDAVVRWSQGGDIVVAVPHGCTGVEVNVDWPEPRGGADARDAPLAVQQRVVVEKPIQDYRVETGGAWLAYGKVEKTVDDDDSDHDDSDHDESDADDADADDRIVVDAVDAVDIDADGGAAKGTAGAFVRADLSTDEDDEGDVDGDDEDDDVDDDDADDDAEGEDDGDSSTTSSGVDAESQSFSDAFAGGYVVGSHLEGMMGGKRTELVFNAADKEEHGVRVGIIEEDRLVELWHEHAAEPGKGMRVGDVYLGVVAKVISGMQGVLVDVTGKGPPYSLMQKGVDEPALAWVQSEEPSGMWDDDGDWENWDDDDADWDDDEVLDGDTAGGEAPGAREFATTLLEEGAKTRWQRRPAGGRWADAWADGVGVSGSYDGSVFDPGGDEEEPSGEGSGEGSSDEDDDDSYAPVDETIDEELQRHEATLEARRRDALRAKERNASRSVPAVGRSERFFRSEPSSFNSFNSSGSSRSPQTFGDSTAGGDFEEAYSSAWLRSGGGPRGATHHGWTPWKTHVAAVGRDSELTGANKVVEHWRPGMPVVVQVTRLGSGHKGPRVTARPTLPGRNVVLCPDGEGVYVSRKLAGQARAYVKAVGATVVPSDCALIMRTEAAGVSKEVLEMDIRSLADDWDVVRERARAAVEAAGLQGRSPFPRRLLDAATVEQILVRDLFGERIAKLTVDSMSSYEAIVSDLRRTGATDEIVRRVRLHTGPENVFAFLGVADAVESTADERVWLKDETLPGAHVVIQQTEALTAIDVNAGRAAFINDSDNESVAAQVNVAAAKEIALQLRLRDIGGLVMIDYIDMHDRAHRKEVETAFLEAAQNDRAQLTFLPISPLGVMEVARERLQGNNSGRRIVADIKGMPIDPDRPQGGPRRVRGPRPPPWAGAGTGRGRGRGRGGQGRGRNGYGGSVLGDRFDDFNREGTGGPEGNRRFRGWRERRTDDSPREREEIGEREGSYHSGSYYGNARRSSRGQRGRSST; encoded by the coding sequence ATGCCGGGGTTGATTGTGGCACAatcgatgacgacggcggtggcgcgtcagtggagcggcgacgcgctcgtcccgtTCCGATCGTCCGGATCGCGCGccgttcctcgcgcgcgcgctgtcGTCCCCCCGACCCGAGCGTACCACGCCaggtcgtcgcgtcgctcgcgccggagcAACAAGCGGATGGCGCAAACCCCGGAGGAGCgcacggacgccgcggtcaccgTCCGCGTGCGACGTCCGTGCCCGGGCGACCTCCGAGTCGGGCTcctgggcgagggcggcgcgctcggcaagTGGGACACCAGCCGCGTCAACCCAATGCGACGCTCGCAGTCGGATCCCGACCTCTGGGAGTGGGTCCTCGCGGTGCCCATCGGCAGCCGCCTGCAGTTCAAGGTTGTCACaatcgacgcgggcgacgccgtggtgCGATGGTCGCAGGGCGgcgacatcgtcgtcgccgtcccgcaCGGGTgcaccggcgtcgaggtgaaCGTGGACTGGCCGGAaccccggggcggcgcggacgcgagggacgcgccgctcgcggtgcaGCAGAGGGTGGTGGTGGAGAAGCCCATCCAGGACTACAGGGTcgagacgggcggcgcgtggctGGCGTACGGCAAGGTGGAGAAgacggtcgacgacgacgattcggaTCACGACGATTCGGATCACGACGAgtcggacgccgacgacgccgacgccgacgatcgaATCGtggtcgacgcggtggacgcggtggacattgacgccgacggaggcgccgcgaagggcaCGGCGGGTGCGTTTGTCCGCGCCGATCTCtccaccgacgaggacgacgagggcgatgtcgatggcgatgacgaggacgatgacgtggacgatgacgatgccGATGACGatgccgagggcgaggacgatggCGACTCGAGCACGACGTCTtccggcgtggacgccgagTCTCAGTCGTtcagcgacgcgttcgccggtGGGTACGTGGTCGGGTCGCACCTCGAGGGCATGATGGGCGGGAAGCGCACCGAGCTCGTGTTCAACGCCGCCGACAAGGAGGAGCACGGGGTCCGCGTCGGTATCATAGAGGAGGATCGGCTGGTGGAGCTGTGGCacgagcacgcggcggagcccGGTAAGGGCAtgcgcgtcggtgacgttTACCTGGGAGTCGTCGCCAAGGTCATCAGCGGCATGCAGGGTGTTTTGGTGGACGTCACGGGAAAGGGGCCGCCGTATTCGCTGATGCAGAAGGGCGTGGACGAACCGGCGCTGGCTTGGGTGCAGTCCGAGGAGCCCTCGGGGAtgtgggacgacgacggcgactggGAAAactgggacgacgacgacgcggactgggacgacgacgaggttttagacggcgacacagctggcggcgaggctcccGGGGCGAGGGAGTTTGCGACGACGCtgctggaggagggcgcgaagACTCGTTGGCAGCGCCGGCCCGCGGGTGGAAGGTGGGCGGACGCGTGGGCGGACGGCGTGGGCGTGAGCGGCAGCTACGACGGGTCGGTTTTCGACCCGGGAGGCGACGAAGAGGAACCCTCTGGCGAGGGTTCGGGCGAGGGTTCATcagacgaggacgacgacgattcgtACGCCCCCGTGGACGAGAcgatcgacgaggagctccagcggcacgaggcgacgctggaggcccgccggcgcgacgcgctgcgcgccaagGAGCGCAACGCGAGCCGGTcggtccccgccgtcggtcGTTCCGAGCGTTTCTTTCGGTCGgaaccgtcgtcgttcaACTCGTTCAACTCGTCGGGTTCTTCGCGCTCCCCCCAAACATTCGGCGACTCGACCGCCGGCGGGGACTTCGAAGAGGCGTACTCCAGCGCGTGGCtgcggagcggcggcggtccgaggggcgcgacgcaccaCGGCTGGACGCCGTGGAAgacgcacgtcgccgcggtggggcgCGACTCGGAGCTCACGGGGGCGAACAAGGTTGTGGAGCACTGGCGGCCCGGGATGCCCGTGGTGGTTCAGGTCACGCGGCTCGGGTCCGGTCACAAGGGCCCGAGGGTCACCGCGAGGCCGACGTTACCGGGGAGGAACGTGGTGCTCtgccccgacggcgagggggtGTACGTCAGCAGGAAGCTCGCGGGGCAGGCGCGCGCCTACGTCAAGGCTGTgggcgccaccgtcgtccCGAGCGACTGCGCGCTCATCATGCGGACGGAAGCGGCGGGGGTGTCCAAGGAGGTTCTCGAGATGGACATCAggtccctcgccgacgactgggacgtcgtccgggagcgcgcgagggcggcggtggaagcCGCGGGGCTCCAGGGCAGGAGCCCGTTTCCCCGCCGTTtactcgacgccgccaccgtggAGCAAATTTTGGTGCGGGATTTATTCGGCGAGAGAATCGCGAAACTCACCGTCGACTCGATGTCGTCGTACGAGGCGATCGTCTCGGACCTGAGGCgaacgggcgcgacggacgagatcgtccggcgcgtgcggctGCACACGGGCCCGGAGAACGTCTTCGCATTCCTGGgagtcgccgacgccgtcgagtcCACCGCGGATGAGCGGGTGTGGCTGAAGGACGAGACGCTTCCCGGGGCGCACGTCGTGATTCAGCAGACggaggcgctcaccgcgatcgacgtcaacgccgggcgcgccgcgttcatcaACGACAGCGACAacgagtccgtcgcggcgcaggtgaacgtggcggcggcgaaggagatcgCGCTCCAGCTCAGGCTGAGAGACATCGGCGGGTTGGTCATGATCGATTACATCGACATGCACGATCGCGCGCACAGGAAGGAGGTCGAGACGGCGttcctcgaggcggcgcagaaCGACCGCGCGCAGCTCACGTTCTTGCCGATATCGCCCCTCGGGGTCATGGAGgttgcgcgcgagcggctgcAGGGGAACAACTCCGGCAggcgcatcgtcgcggaCATAAAAGGGATGCCGATCGACCCCGACCGGCCGCAGGGCGGTCCCAGGCGCGTCCGGGGAcccaggccgccgccgtgggcgggggcgggcaccggtcgaggtcgaggtagGGGCAGGGGCGGGCAGGGGCGAGGACGGAACGGATACGGCGGCTCTGTCCTCGGGGACCGGTTCGACGATTTCAACAGAGAAGGGACGGGCGGGCCGGAGGGAAACAGGAGGTTCAGGGGTTGGCGCGAGCGCAGGACGGACGATTCGCCGCGAGAGAGGGAAGagatcggcgagcgcgaggggagTTACCACAGCGGCTCGTACTACGGCAACGCGAGGCGGAGCAGCAGGGGTCAAAGGGGTCGTTCGTCGACGTGA
- a CDS encoding predicted protein, producing the protein MAGYSPTMEADRRVHKGSHHQIDAIGRTTDRSKPPAKLKKIVYWLWILAIFYLEQKIVIKQGTLLQPYEDRVIGNDFLWKTKILHVVLHVIIDGMTLINLNALAPQWGVKYPNGPRRAPVLRMSEETALTIRHVLKLVLRIPVLNAAILGARAGCHHGYTLIQAMTMSISPTVFGVLLAIESNLWLTCVGVTNVVFMVFTALQLPTAYGYDDDLRRMYLSTEENSADKLLRIGAPAVFVAPFIVNVIVRNEFVSNYASAYLRLNQRILLGSNRTTKDAGVSLSRLQRSVVFAVGIASIANVNAVHNVFFSSVTRAGVSVETIAAAVTQFLLPCYLTMRHLSSAGKRGQGGFLRAAVYTRATLTMSFAALSAVFLDVCKYAAETTSDLDVWRVWLPQWLFVVACSHVAVPAPDAARAFAGVLADFAAARVVFLYLAPAGTPEPDQKTQIYALAAMYIAALHLFDVTSFLFETVASWLKVQAEKPSTPARASVASDPLGSYNLPPGHWKMEDYEIDPVKFKLVSKRSARGSEGKGYNLGPMRYHEGTPPKGGVLSTVEENEADGVAESAHTQTCRALGCDKVVNTSNSVTAGLKLCSDHLMSQTPFSTTGSQSMFCLSCRRVHSPPRCETCRITRGDHAETLDTSFAGDQPGDKPSSPEEFQNVESMTMYFKTNEGPVGAVSRFRGVVDDFGAQMRGSMLHAEVAARPGCTLLTVDVLARHDDDAESFVDGVNRDGDDFDDDGISRSLDAHAADSIDKLRSIGATHGLEGNLAFIVGHPVKGRSRTHRMQFGAGGAVRQSTPLSSAADAVHDPVFSPQLIEAIRRSHDPSMRMPVIRSDRYDCIDLPRAPEGYAYTLRCHGRYVPLLAGAAVELSPHHADHDRAIPAGHEMFRITPNNVEGLGFIELVTHDATAYTGRAGAGHEHGAGQLSNFVDPVMCIPVFITPDAILASELSRTIGRFAQLGDSPALFNLGVALNAPRDAPPPPAGGSWGSDCSGDSSGGDTANRRRLEEVCFHAATACAALGWAAAASRVITARDPVPCATDSPPRDAVPVGYSHGHPLAGQFPFTAAMSEGPDTSDNSDREVNRYTSTEPSDMDVYEDDAYFGSNRSVHGGTAGSHLIATMNTNAGIATLLRAACTSGDSNTVNAVIAAIIRHRGAAAVGALVNLGDNVVSGRGWTPLHACAFAMAQAACGGVHPSSSEGGIHRRVLRGVFGDVARQTAINEAVSAALSALVVSTNPLAWVTGNAGMVVGTPAEVSCSPPDNVAYAYQAHSMQSRRQRHAMKTASDKVVDVLASAVVLACDWLHRSLAAPASNPNDAENAARILSCEREHFQAALTLAANEYDGSTVYTIASALLLGTSSHLWEPMRRRVRDETLQGALGHTEAREWVLAGAPREGFAPPKVSVVVSGRHGVKSLPWIDLPVVLLVTTLHVATNRLGDVIWMSYATFAAMIVAAVVTSPPITPRRIYLRSHALINGAVRLLYAVLHPGLEAFMPSSYISRTRTTVRLMCICVHYVLQSLYAPVGMALEPVVMGAQALMFPGWGLAAKYVAAHTAGDAAQLAQLDTVTAELIVFVVAACASAYVASSSFSEHVARSVVDKQYLMEILSARRRGADARSA; encoded by the exons ATGGCTGGCTACTCCCCGACGATGGAAGCGGATCGTCGCGTTCACAAGGGGAGTCACCACCAGATCGATGCGATCGGTAGGACCACGGACAGGAGCAAGCCGCCCGCCAAATTGAAG AAAATCGTGTACTGGCTGTGGATCTTGGCCATCTTCTATCTCGAGCAGAAGATCGTGATCAAACAGGGCACGCTGCTCCAGCCGTACGAGGACCGGGTCATCGGGAACGATTTCCTATGGAAGACTAAGATACTCCACGTCGTGCTCCACGTCATCATCGACGGCATGACCTTGATCAACCTCAACGCGTTGGCCCCTCAGTGGGGCGTCAAGTATCCCAACGGTCCCAGGCGCGCGCCCGTGCTCAGGATGAGCGAGGAGACCGCGTTGACCATTCGACACGTGCTCAAGCTCGTGTTGCGCATTCCCGTACTCaacgccgccatcctcggcgcgagggcgggttGCCACCACGGTTACACGCTGATACAGGCCATGACCATGAGCATATCCCCAACCGTCTTCGGGGTGCTGCTCGCGATCGAGTCCAATCTATGGCTGACGTGCGTCGGCGTTACAAACGTCGTGTTCATGGTGTTCACGGCGCTGCAGCTCCCGACGGCGTACggctacgacgacgacctccgCAGGATGTACCTCTCCACCGAGGAGAACTCGGCGGATAAGCTCCTTCGgatcggcgcgcccgccgtcttcgtcgcgccgttcATCGTCAACGTTATCGTTCGGAACGAGTTTGTGAGCAATTACGCCTCGGCGTACCTGCGACTGAATCAGCGGATCCTCCTGGGATCCAACCGCACCACGAAGGATGCGGGGGTTTCGCTGTCCCGGCTGCAGAGGTCGGTGGTGTTTGCGGTGGGGATCGCGTCAATTGCCAACGTCAACGCGGTGCACAACGTGTTTTTCTCTTCGGTGACCAGGGCGGGCGTGTCTGTGGAGAcaatcgcggcggcggtgacgcagtTTCTGTTGCCGTGCTACCTCACGATGAGACacctctcctccgccgggAAGCGCGGACAGGGAGGTTTCCTTCGCGCCGCTGTCTACACCAGGGCGACGCTCACGAtgtcgttcgccgcgctgtCCGCGGTGTTCCTCGACGTCTGCAAatacgccgcggagacgaccTCTGACCTCGACGTGTGGCGCGTGTGGCTGCCCCAGTGGCTCTTTGTCGTGGCGTGCTCCCACGTCGCGGTGCCGGCTCccgacgcggctcgagcgtTCGCCGGGGTGCTCGCCgatttcgccgccgccagggtCGTGTTCCTGTatctcgcgcccgcgggaacCCCCGAGCCGGATCAGAAGACTCAGATttacgcgctcgccgccatgtACATTGCCGCGCTGCACCTCTTTGACGTCACCAGCTTTTTGTTCGAGACGGTCGCCTCCTGGCTCAAGGTTCAGGCGGAgaagccgtcgacgccggcgcgagcttcAGTGGCGTCGGATCCTCTTGGCTCCTACAACCTCCCGCCGGGCCACTGGAAGATGGAGGACTACGAGATCGACCCGGTGAAGTTCAAGCTCGTCTCCAAGAGGTCGGCGCGTGGCTCCGAGGGTAAGGGTTACAACCTCGGACCCATGCGGTACCATGAGGGCACCCCGCCGAAGGGTGGTGTCCTGTCGACGGTCGAGGAGAACGAGGCGGATGGCGTCGCGGAATCCGCGCACACGCAGACGTGCCGCGCGCTGGGTTGCGACAAGGTTGTCAACACGAGCAACAGCGTGACCGCGGGTCTGAAGCTGTGCAGCGACCACCTCATGTCCCAGACGCCCTTCTCGACCACCGGGTCGCAGAGCATGTTCTGCCTGTCTTGCCGCCGCGTGcactcgcccccgcggtgtGAGACGTGCCGCATCActcgcggcgatcacgcCGAGACTCTCGACACCTCCTTCGCGGGGGATCAACCCGGGGACAAACCGTCCTCCCCCGAGGAGTTTCAAAACGTCGAGTCGATGACGATGTACTTCAAGACGAACGAGggccccgtcggcgccgtctcccgcttccgcggcgtcgtcgacgacttcGGAGCGCAGATGCGAGGGTCGATGCTCcacgcggaggtggccgccaGACCGGGCTGCACGCTCCTCACGgtggacgtcctcgccagacacgacgacgacgccgagtccttcgtcgacggcgtcaaccgcgacggcgacgatttcgacgacgacggcatcTCCAGgtcgctcgacgcgcacgccgcggactcCATCGACAAGCTTCGGAGCATCGGGGCGACGCACGGCTTGGAGGGTAACCTCGCGTTCATCGTCGGTCACCCCGTCAAGGGCCGGAGCCGGACGCACCGGATGCAattcggcgcggggggcgccgtGCGCCAGTCCACGCCgctgagctcggcggcggatgcggtgCACGACCCGGTGTTTTCCCCGCAGCTCATCGAGGCCATCCGCAGGTCGCACGATCCGAGCATGCGCATGCCGGTGATCAGGTCGGATCGCTACGACTGCATCGAcctgccgcgcgcgcccgagggaTACGCGTACACCCTGAGGTGCCACGGGCGGTACGTGCCGCTcctggcgggcgcggcggtggagctcAGTCCCCATCACGCGGACCACGACCGCGCGATCCCCGCGGGCCACGAGATGTTCAGGATCACGCCCAACAACGTCGAGGGACTCGGCTTCATCGAGCTCGTCACGCACGATGCGACGGCGTACACGGGCAGAGCCGGCGCGGGCCACGAGCACGGGGCCGGGCAACTCTCAAACTTTGTCGATCCCGTCATGTGCATCCCCGTCTTCATCACCCCGGATGCCATCCTCGCGTCGGAACTCAGCCGAACGATCGGCAGGTTCGCGCAGCTCGGGGACTCTCCCGCGCTAttcaacctcggcgtcgccctcaacgcgccgcgcgatgcgcccccaccgcccgccggcggctcgTGGGGCTCCGACTGCAGCGGGGACTCTTCGGGCGGGGACACGGCTAACCGGCGGAGACTGGAGGAGGTTTGCTTccacgcggcgaccgcgtgcgccgcgctcggatgggccgccgcggcctcgcgcGTCATCACCGCCCGGGATCCCGTGCCATGTGCGACGGAttcgcccccgcgggacGCCGTCCCGGTGGGCTACTCGCACGGGCACCCGCTCGCGGGTCAGTTTCCgttcacggcggcgatgtcggaGGGCCCCGACACGTCGGATAACTCCGACCGCGAAGTCAACCGATACACGTCCACCGAACCGTCGGACATGGACGTgtacgaggacgacgcgtaCTTTGGCAGCAACCGTAGCGTGCACGGCGGGACCGCGGGTTCTCATCTCATCGCGACGATGAACACCAACGCCGGCATCGCCACGTtgctccgcgccgcctgcACGTCTGGGGACTCGAACACCGTGAACGCGGTCATAGCCGCGATcatccgccaccgcggcgccgccgccgtgggtgccctcgtcaacctcggcgacaaCGTCGTCAGCGGCAGGGGATGGACGCCGCTGCACGCGTGCGCGTTTGCCATGGCGCAGGCGGcttgcggcggcgtccatcccTCGTCATCCGAGGGTGGGATCCATCGACGAGTGTTGCGCGGTGTAtttggcgacgtcgcgcggcagACGGCGATCAACGAGGCGGTCTCGgccgccctctccgcgctcgtcgtgaGCACCAACCCGCTGGCGTGGGTCACCGGAAACGCGGGCATGGTGGTTGGTACCCCCGCGGAGGTTTCGTGCTCCCCGCCGGATAACGTCGCGTACGCCTACCAGGCGCACTCGATGCAATCCCGGCGGCAGAGGCACGCGATGAAGACGGCGAGCGACAAGGTGGTTGacgtgctcgcgtccgcggtggtgtTGGCGTGCGACTGGCTGCACCGCTCGCTGGCTGCCCCGGCGTCTAACCccaacgacgcggagaaCGCCGCGCGAATCCTCTcgtgcgagcgcgagcacTTCCAAGCCGCCttgacgctcgccgcgaacgagtaCGACGGCTCCACGGTGTACACGATCGCATCGGCGCTGCTCCTCGGCACGTCGTCGCACCTGTGGGAGCCGATGCGTCGCAGGGTGCGCGACGAGACGTTGCAGGGCGCGTTGGGGCACACGGAGGCGAGGGAATgggtcctcgccggcgcgcctcgcgagggCTTCGCGCCCCCGAAggtctccgtcgtcgtctcgggCAGGCACGGCGTCAAGTCCCTGCCCTGGATCGATCTGCCGGTCGTCCTCCTGGTCACGACGCTGCACGTCGCCACGAAcaggctcggcgacgtcatctGGATGTCGTACGCaaccttcgcggcgatgatcgtcgccgccgtcgtcacctCCCCGCCCatcacgccgcgacgcatTTACCTTCGCTCTCACGCGCTCATAAACGGCGCCGTGCGGCTGTTATACGCGGTGTTGCACCCCGGCCTCGAGGCTTTCATGCCGTCGTCGTACATCAGCAGGACTCGCACTACCGTGAGACTCATGTGCATCTGCGTGCACTACGTGCTGCAGTCGCTGTACGCACCCGTGGGCATGGCGTTGGAGCCCGTCGTCATGGGGGCGCAGGCGCTCATGTTTCCGGGCTGgggcttggcggcgaagTACGTCGCGGCTCACACCGCGGGAGACGCCGCGCAGCTGGCGCAGCTCGACACGGTCACGGCGGAGCTGATCGTCTTCGTCGTGGCGGCctgcgcgtccgcgtacgtggcctcgagctcgttcaGCGAGCACGTCGCCAGGAGCGTCGTCGACAAGCAATATCTGATGGAGATTCTCTCCGCACGCAGAAGGGGAGCGGACGCGCGAAGCGCTTGA
- a CDS encoding predicted protein: MASAAASATVARAVTFASPSERLGASRDGPAPRPPRVPRRPPVSPPLDGARRWVLGARGGSRAAATASDDGTPGDPEPFKIAIIGAGFAGVAAAYHLMLRCAEGLDDSPAAPTATADALQTSRRRPVEVHLFDEKGIAGGASGVAAGLLHPYTPRGKIIWRGVEGVAATLALVAAAEDAERRLDSGAAVLDDDDGAGPHDRRGESIAWRRGTVRPAKNLKQARDLAKFAPSNAEGGGVAVDAATLRAILPGVAVPDEVEDATLSSVDGANLTDEPFDTKEMASKVDTDGTGASGVGDPRVRGTNARERRAASRKASAPTAAALHIPGGVVLDSGRYLRALWNATKLLASSTRTPRGSRAVLRVERAVRSLTSDERVGVEGGTFDACVVACGAAVGSIAELSVGPSGCVLPLSNQGGHVVELVPKPGSIASPWDERAPGILGAPYVAPLGVGRLLVGATKEFGASCADARRAGVVDPGLDDAAQEAARALVADASVTYPPLSGMDVDVVRYGVRANPPRTPAGSLPLMGRIEGIGGDGDGDEKSAPGDGDGDGEAGRRSWWFVGGLGARGLVR, from the exons atggcgagcgcggcggcgagcgccaccgtcgcgcgcgcggtgacgttcGCGTCTCCGagcgaacgcctcggcgcgtctcgcgacggtcccgcgccgcggccaccgcgcgttccccggcgtccaccgGTCTCTCCGCCGCTGGATGGAGCGAGGCGAtgggtcctcggcgcgcgcggtgggtctcgcgccgccgcgaccgcctccgacgacggcacgcccggcGACCCCGAGCCGTTTAAGATCGCCATCATCGGCGCGGgcttcgcgggcgtcgcggcggcgtaccaTCTCATGTTGCGGTGCGCGGAGGGTCTCGACGAcagccccgccgccccgaccgccaccgccgacgcgctccaAACGTCGCGTCGAAGGCCGGTGGAGGTGCACCTGTTCGACGAGAAGGGCATCGCCGGAggcgcgtccggcgtcgccgcgggcctccTCCACCCGTACACGCCGCGGGGAAAGATCATATGgaggggcgtcgagggcgtcgcggccacgctcgcgctcgtggccgcggcggaggatgccgagaGGAGGCTCGACTCGGgagccgccgtcctcgacgacgacgacggggccggTCCAcacgatcgacgcggcgagtcGATCGCGTGGCGACGTGGGACCGTGCGTCCCGCGAAAAACCTCAAACAGGCTCGCGATCTCGCCAAGTTCGCCCCCTCGAACGccgaaggcggaggcgtcgccgtcgacgcggctaCCCTTCGAGCCATCCTCCCGGGTGTCGCCGTCCCGGACGAGGTCGAAGACGCTACTCTCTCTAGTGTTGATGGCGCTAATCTTACCGATGAGCCATTCGACACGAAAGAGATGGCGTCCAAGGTGGACACCGACGGGACCGGGGCGTCGGGCGTAGGGGACCCGAGGGTTAGAGGGACGAACGCGAGGGAGCGgagagcggcgtcgcggaaaGCGTctgcgcccaccgccgccgcgctgcacattcccggcggcgtcgtcctcgactcCGGTCGGTACCTTCGCGCGCTGTGGAACGCGACCAAGCTGTTGGCGTCCTCGACacgaaccccgcgcgggtcacgCGCGGTACTCCGCGTGGAACGAGCGGTGCGTAGCCTGACCtcggacgagcgcgtcggcgtcgaaggcggcACCTTtgacgcgtgcgtcgtggCGTGCGGAGCAGCCGTCGGATCAATCGCCGAGCTCTCCGTTGGACCGAGTGGGTGTGTCCTTCCGTTATCCAACCAAGGGGGGCACGTCGTGGAACTCGTGCCAAAGCCCGGTTCGATTGCGTCGCCGtgggacgaacgcgcgccggGGATACTCGGCGCTCCGTACGTCGCTCCGTTGGGCGTCGGGCGTTTGTTAgtcggcgcgacgaaggagtttggcgccagctgtgccgacgcgaggcgcgcgggcgtcgtcgatccGGGGTTGGACGATGCCGCGCAGGAGGCTGCGCgtgcgctcgtcgccgacgcgtccgtgacGTACCCGCCGCTGAGCGGGATGGATGTGGACGTGGTGAGGTACGGCGTGAGGGCAaacccgccgaggacgcccgCCGGGTCGCTGCCGCTGATGGGGAGGATCGAGGGCatcggcggggacggggacggggacgaaaagtcggcacccggggacggggacggggacggggaggcggGTCGTCGCTCGTGGTGGTTCGTCGGGGGactcggcgcgaggggttTGGT gcggtga
- a CDS encoding predicted protein — EEEAEVIEAEVDAVKSRLLDSFYGTNRGLSASSKTRAEVNELISRLEAMNPTPSPSYELAALSGKWRLVYTSNSEVMFLLAAENLPGLNVGDITQTIDGVGGRVENRVAFSAPMLESSVSANASFEVRSPKRLQVKFDEAGVETPTIVADVFQYMSLPMTVDVMGQSIDTAPLADLMQPFQSGLTDALNGVKSAVSGLPSLKVPLPESASPGSEAWLLTTYLDGDLRIARGDGGSVFVLTKVNDPPKYGNY, encoded by the coding sequence gaggaggaggctgaggtcATTGAGGCTGAGGTTGACGCGGTCAAGTCGCGGCTGCTGGATTCCTTCTACGGCACCAACCGGGGTTTGTCCGCGTCCTCCAAAACCCGCGCGGAGGTCAACGAGCTCATCTCGAGGCTCGAGGCGATGAacccgacgccctcgccgtcctaCGAGCTCGCGGCTTTGTCCGGCAAGTGGCGCCTGGTGTACACGTCGAACAGCGAGGTGATGTTCTtactcgccgcggagaaccTTCCGGGCCTCAACGTGGGCGACATCACCCAGaccatcgacggcgtcgggggacGGGTGGAGAACCGCGTGGCGTTCAGCGCGCCGATGCTCGAGTCCTCCGTCAGCGCCAACGCGAGCTTCGAGGTTCGGTCGCCCAAGCGACTGCAGGTCAAGTTTGACGAGGCTGGCGTCGAGACTCCGACGATTGTCGCCGACGTGTTCCAGTACATGTCCCTGCCGATGACCGTGGACGTCATGGGACAGTCCATCGACACCGCGCCCCTGGCGGATTTGATGCAGCCGTTCCAGTCGGGGTTGACCGACGCCCTCAACGGGGTTAAaagcgcggtgagcggctTGCCGTCGCTGAAGGTACCGCTGCCGGAGTCAGCCAGCCCAGGGTCGGAGGCGTGGCTGCTGACCACGTACCTGGATGGGGATTTGAGGATCGCAAGAGGGGATGGCGGGAGCGTCTTCGTCCTGACGAAGGTGAACGACCCTCCCAAGTACGGCAACTACTGA